A genomic stretch from Deinococcus roseus includes:
- a CDS encoding N-acyl homoserine lactonase family protein, with protein MSETAVNRLYLMQVGDMPEYHIPIVCYLVQTENGKNILIDTGLPETMPAEETDFENGKDVIQQLASIGLTPGDIDMVVSTHYDIDHAGRHAAFTRAEYVVQRAHHQDAVAGNPRFAPLQPEWDQPLERIRLIDGDTELLPGLHLIETSGHVKGHQSVLLRLPKTGLVLLTVDAVNFAEGFTRDVPPDERQPDPEKAQASTLKLLDLAEREQIPLVIFGHDQAQWQNLKQLPEHYD; from the coding sequence ATGAGCGAGACTGCTGTAAACCGTCTTTATCTGATGCAAGTGGGAGACATGCCCGAATACCACATTCCCATTGTGTGCTATCTGGTGCAAACAGAAAACGGCAAGAACATCCTGATAGACACGGGCCTCCCGGAAACCATGCCTGCAGAGGAAACCGATTTTGAGAACGGCAAAGACGTGATCCAGCAACTGGCCAGCATCGGCCTGACACCCGGGGACATTGACATGGTGGTTTCCACGCACTACGACATCGATCATGCTGGAAGGCACGCAGCATTCACCAGGGCAGAGTATGTGGTTCAGCGCGCACACCATCAGGATGCTGTGGCGGGCAACCCCCGGTTTGCTCCCCTGCAGCCCGAGTGGGATCAGCCCCTGGAGCGCATTCGTCTGATTGATGGGGACACGGAACTTTTGCCCGGACTGCACCTGATCGAGACCAGTGGGCACGTGAAAGGACACCAGTCGGTGCTGCTCCGGCTGCCCAAAACAGGCCTGGTTTTGCTGACGGTGGACGCTGTGAATTTTGCGGAGGGCTTCACCCGTGATGTGCCGCCCGATGAAAGGCAACCAGACCCTGAAAAGGCCCAGGCCAGCACCCTCAAACTGCTGGACCTGGCAGAACGGGAACAGATCCCGCTGGTGATTTTCGGGCATGACCAGGCGCAGTGGCAAAACCTGAAGCAGCTGCCAGAGCATTACGACTGA
- a CDS encoding helix-turn-helix transcriptional regulator, with the protein MNLSGRTIHKSERLMRILEILKHTALSSHELRKRLGLPETQIRTLQRDLELLLERDDLVRRTDGRYTARDRKPAPLNPAEALAAYSAARLLFHHASEYNEHYLTTLEKLTCNLPEPVRKVAEQMNQQFSERPNRRQSRSLEHCSMAWLESRWLKFDYHAPSTGKNRTVELAICFIEINPHNRSAYAIGFERTSKKPSIRVFKVSRMRSTLVLNEPCEIPEDFSAMGFMQHAWGVSVGDPQKLVLRFRPEARERLLEENLEARSDRFELLEDGHTCVELTVANVWEVVPWIKGWGAWVRLEEPAFLRDELIKQLQEALQYYSGFEPQIQVLSEVRGV; encoded by the coding sequence GTGAATTTGTCTGGTCGCACCATCCACAAAAGCGAACGCCTCATGCGCATCCTGGAGATCCTCAAGCACACCGCCCTCAGCAGCCATGAACTCAGAAAGCGCCTGGGGCTTCCTGAAACCCAGATCCGCACCCTGCAACGCGACCTGGAACTGCTGCTCGAACGGGATGATCTGGTGCGGCGCACGGATGGCCGCTACACAGCCAGAGACCGCAAGCCTGCCCCCCTCAACCCTGCAGAGGCGCTGGCGGCTTACTCTGCAGCAAGGCTTTTGTTTCACCACGCCTCGGAGTACAACGAGCATTACCTGACCACCCTGGAAAAACTCACCTGCAATTTGCCTGAACCGGTGCGCAAGGTGGCAGAGCAGATGAACCAGCAGTTCAGCGAACGCCCCAACCGCAGGCAAAGCCGCAGCCTGGAACACTGCTCGATGGCCTGGCTGGAAAGCCGCTGGCTGAAATTTGATTACCATGCCCCCTCTACGGGCAAGAACCGCACAGTGGAACTCGCCATTTGCTTCATTGAGATCAACCCACACAACCGCTCTGCTTACGCCATTGGATTCGAGCGCACCAGCAAGAAGCCCTCCATCCGGGTGTTCAAGGTCTCTCGCATGCGCAGCACCCTGGTGCTGAATGAACCCTGCGAGATCCCCGAGGATTTCAGTGCGATGGGCTTCATGCAGCATGCCTGGGGGGTGAGTGTGGGAGATCCGCAAAAGCTGGTGTTGCGCTTCAGACCAGAAGCCCGTGAGCGCCTGCTGGAAGAAAACCTGGAGGCCCGATCAGACCGCTTTGAACTGCTGGAAGACGGTCACACCTGTGTGGAACTGACGGTGGCCAACGTGTGGGAGGTGGTGCCCTGGATCAAAGGCTGGGGGGCCTGGGTACGCCTGGAGGAACCGGCATTTTTGCGGGACGAATTGATCAAACAGTTGCAGGAAGCCCTGCAGTATTACAGCGGTTTTGAGCCGCAAATTCAGGTTCTTTCTGAAGTTCGGGGCGTTTGA
- a CDS encoding SDR family NAD(P)-dependent oxidoreductase, giving the protein MDQKLPFTEEEWKACIRVLKVLARDPFCSPDNQTLKTLVSKIYKAAKKEIRNQNQQQIREHDRLLQEKTVVFQVNDASVPLTLQALPATPATDTVGERIQPERCYVCKKPYREVHFFYHLLCPACARLNHQKRLQRADLTGRIALITGGRIKIGYQLCLRLLRDGARVIVTTRFPQDAVKRFAAEEDFAVWADRLEVHGLDFRNLIQLEAFIADLKKRLPHLDILINNAAQTVRRPSEFYAHLQPLENLPRASLPESWQQVLRFAETGPAALEFRSAAALPQVLSPYFPAGELDQDGQQLDFRPQNSWTHTADQVGTLEMLEVQLVSNVAPFMLVSQLRSLLKKSPFERRFIVNVSAMEGQFARESKTEFHPHTNMAKAALNMLTRTSAQDYVRDQIYMTSVDTGWITEENPHPKKSRLREGGFVTPLDVLDGMARVYDPIVQGLQGAMPFSGCFLKDYQPYPW; this is encoded by the coding sequence ATGGACCAGAAGCTCCCTTTTACAGAAGAAGAATGGAAGGCCTGCATCCGGGTCCTGAAGGTGCTGGCCCGCGATCCTTTTTGCAGCCCGGACAACCAGACTTTAAAAACCCTGGTCAGCAAGATTTACAAGGCAGCCAAAAAAGAAATCCGCAACCAGAACCAGCAGCAGATCCGGGAGCATGACCGTTTGCTGCAAGAAAAAACCGTGGTGTTTCAGGTGAATGACGCCTCGGTTCCCCTGACCCTCCAGGCCCTCCCTGCCACACCTGCCACTGACACGGTGGGGGAGCGCATCCAGCCTGAGCGCTGTTACGTGTGCAAGAAACCCTACCGCGAAGTGCACTTTTTTTACCACCTGCTCTGTCCAGCGTGCGCCCGCCTGAACCACCAGAAAAGGCTGCAGCGGGCAGATCTCACGGGCCGCATAGCACTGATCACGGGTGGACGCATCAAAATCGGGTACCAGCTGTGCCTGAGGTTGCTTCGGGATGGCGCGCGGGTGATCGTCACCACCCGGTTTCCGCAGGACGCCGTGAAGCGTTTCGCTGCAGAGGAGGATTTTGCGGTGTGGGCAGACCGCCTGGAGGTGCATGGGCTGGATTTCCGCAACCTGATCCAGCTGGAGGCCTTCATTGCAGACCTCAAAAAACGCCTGCCCCACCTGGACATCCTGATCAACAATGCCGCCCAGACGGTGCGCCGCCCATCTGAGTTCTATGCGCATTTGCAACCTCTGGAAAACCTGCCCCGTGCGTCTTTGCCAGAAAGCTGGCAACAGGTGTTGCGGTTTGCAGAAACTGGACCTGCAGCGCTGGAATTTCGGTCTGCAGCAGCGCTTCCGCAGGTGCTCAGCCCTTACTTTCCAGCAGGAGAGCTGGACCAGGACGGTCAGCAGCTGGATTTCCGACCCCAGAACAGCTGGACCCACACTGCCGATCAGGTGGGCACCCTGGAGATGCTGGAGGTGCAACTGGTCAGCAACGTGGCCCCCTTCATGCTGGTGTCGCAGTTGCGCTCCCTGCTGAAAAAATCCCCTTTTGAGCGGCGTTTCATTGTGAATGTCAGTGCCATGGAAGGGCAGTTTGCCCGGGAAAGCAAAACCGAATTCCACCCGCACACCAACATGGCCAAGGCCGCGCTGAACATGCTGACCCGCACCTCTGCCCAGGATTATGTGCGGGACCAGATTTACATGACCTCCGTGGACACCGGATGGATCACCGAGGAGAACCCCCACCCCAAGAAATCCCGCCTGCGCGAAGGGGGATTTGTGACCCCGCTGGACGTGCTGGACGGCATGGCCCGCGTGTACGACCCGATTGTGCAGGGTTTGCAGGGGGCCATGCCTTTCTCGGGTTGTTTTCTGAAAGATTACCAGCCGTATCCCTGGTGA
- a CDS encoding DMT family transporter → MTPVIRAFPALAFVLLCLSWGSTFLALKVGLQVLPPLLLMGLRFVLAGGVLLFWLWSKKQLRILKAWRQILPLACMMVVGSYGLMAWGARFISSGMAAVVSTVPISLGTLLFGVLLKQENPSFRKGLGVGLGCVGLLLLFSPAGLPAQQQGAAFLMCLGSLGYAWGSVQGRKVVQQFSVLEVSALQMLLGGLLLLVLSCVVESWQQVRWEALMHPDVAGSLLYLVSVGSLMGFVLHQLLLQVWAASRVASYTFITPLIAVLLGNLLAGETLNAGQILAGALMVLGARVSLQPDPAQKTVHQQT, encoded by the coding sequence ATGACGCCCGTGATCCGCGCTTTCCCTGCGCTGGCTTTTGTGCTGCTGTGCCTGAGCTGGGGGTCCACTTTTCTGGCCCTGAAAGTGGGTTTGCAGGTCCTTCCTCCCCTGCTGCTGATGGGATTGCGTTTTGTGCTGGCAGGAGGGGTGCTGCTGTTCTGGCTGTGGAGCAAAAAACAGCTGCGCATCTTGAAGGCCTGGAGACAGATTTTGCCTTTGGCCTGCATGATGGTGGTGGGCAGTTACGGCCTGATGGCCTGGGGGGCAAGGTTCATTTCCAGTGGCATGGCTGCTGTGGTCAGCACCGTTCCGATTTCGCTGGGAACCCTGCTTTTTGGGGTGCTGCTGAAACAGGAAAACCCTTCTTTTCGCAAAGGGCTGGGGGTGGGACTGGGTTGTGTGGGCCTCTTGCTGCTGTTCAGTCCTGCAGGTCTGCCTGCCCAGCAGCAGGGTGCTGCCTTCTTGATGTGCCTGGGGTCTCTGGGGTACGCCTGGGGCAGTGTGCAGGGGCGCAAAGTGGTGCAGCAATTCTCTGTGCTGGAGGTTTCCGCCCTGCAGATGCTGCTGGGAGGCCTGCTGTTGCTGGTCCTGAGCTGTGTTGTGGAGTCCTGGCAGCAGGTGCGCTGGGAGGCCCTGATGCACCCGGATGTAGCAGGCAGTTTGCTGTATCTGGTGAGCGTGGGTTCCCTGATGGGCTTTGTGCTCCACCAGTTGCTTTTGCAGGTGTGGGCCGCTTCCAGGGTGGCCAGTTACACCTTCATCACGCCGCTGATTGCTGTGCTGCTGGGAAACCTGCTGGCTGGAGAAACCCTGAACGCAGGGCAAATCCTGGCAGGAGCCCTGATGGTGCTGGGGGCCAGGGTGTCGCTGCAGCCAGATCCAGCCCAAAAAACAGTGCACCAGCAGACCTGA
- a CDS encoding HEAT repeat domain-containing protein yields the protein MTLKNPLNLWFLNENLITYHLEAGMRLPTETTLQEHLARVVRQHDRFPHYIEPYQRHKHDFSPMEQGLVQLALMASLAPVDSDTLHNWIRELPEEQREKTRIFLLQALTFARPFHQGVWLALLNHLQHYIPDEGAACIFPVWYQWGLQHHPDALLAALNHPDWSRWKSYGSVRKQAEFWVVAAQPIQHPECLRYLQNFLQAPDGEVREQAARTLLNLGWKPATRSQQARMAVALRNEKAIPHLASKMQHAISVVRFPNPKSLYTAADFEAFNAPEMGFFVAVMENIPQKSWEKVALIARYSSKYGQRARTLLEQQNSN from the coding sequence ATGACTTTGAAAAACCCATTGAACCTCTGGTTCCTCAATGAGAACCTGATCACATACCATCTGGAAGCAGGAATGAGGCTGCCCACAGAAACCACCCTGCAAGAACACCTTGCCAGAGTGGTCCGGCAACACGACAGGTTCCCCCATTACATTGAGCCTTACCAGCGTCACAAGCACGATTTTTCACCGATGGAACAGGGACTGGTGCAACTGGCCCTGATGGCTTCTCTGGCCCCGGTAGACTCGGACACCCTGCACAACTGGATCCGTGAGCTTCCTGAGGAACAGCGCGAAAAGACCCGGATTTTTCTGCTGCAGGCCCTCACCTTTGCACGCCCTTTTCACCAGGGGGTGTGGCTGGCCCTGCTCAACCACCTGCAGCATTACATCCCGGATGAAGGGGCAGCCTGCATCTTCCCGGTGTGGTACCAGTGGGGCCTGCAGCACCATCCAGATGCGCTTTTGGCAGCCCTCAACCATCCAGACTGGAGCCGGTGGAAGTCTTATGGATCTGTCCGCAAGCAGGCTGAATTCTGGGTGGTGGCAGCGCAGCCCATCCAGCACCCTGAATGCCTGCGTTACCTGCAAAATTTTCTACAAGCCCCAGACGGGGAGGTTCGGGAACAGGCCGCCCGCACCCTGCTGAACCTGGGCTGGAAACCCGCAACCCGGTCGCAGCAAGCCCGCATGGCGGTGGCCCTGCGCAACGAAAAAGCCATTCCCCATCTGGCCAGCAAAATGCAGCACGCCATTTCGGTGGTGCGGTTTCCCAACCCAAAGAGCCTGTACACCGCAGCAGATTTTGAGGCCTTCAATGCCCCAGAAATGGGTTTCTTTGTGGCCGTGATGGAAAACATCCCCCAGAAATCCTGGGAAAAGGTGGCCCTGATTGCCCGTTACAGCAGCAAATACGGCCAGAGGGCCAGAACATTGCTGGAACAGCAGAATTCAAATTGA
- a CDS encoding ROK family transcriptional regulator, producing the protein MTLNISAPSTSARERVYQALKQGSATRPELAKRTGLSGVAVITAVEELQQARLAALEDTPLPGSRGRPATQVRLLLEEARITALDLGGAQVSTGAFNLLGERLGSALHGPPQQQISEDPAQNVAWLADLLQRQGQAHQSVIGVLGRVDPETRRVTSRPLKLQDHPLEQELSERLGWPVRVENDANLSAWHHWKVLNLRPSDPLVFLNFSFNIGLGMVLGGQVYSGARGAAGEIQYAADPNRTNPTEMMGLRLLGHLQWLSPNGSTADVALMGHQGHRAAQRALQRFNQDLAVHLTSVMAVLAPRVLVLQDVPLASELLRDEVRFTFAELGFDTRVMISPLGPMAGLVSAGVYGVKVLERTRLGL; encoded by the coding sequence GTGACTTTGAATATCTCTGCTCCATCCACATCTGCCCGTGAACGGGTGTATCAGGCCCTCAAGCAGGGTTCGGCCACCCGTCCTGAACTCGCAAAACGCACGGGCCTCAGTGGCGTTGCCGTGATCACCGCTGTGGAGGAATTGCAGCAGGCCAGACTGGCTGCGCTGGAAGACACCCCCCTTCCTGGCAGCAGGGGACGCCCGGCCACGCAGGTGCGTTTGTTGCTGGAAGAAGCCCGCATCACCGCTCTGGATCTGGGAGGGGCGCAGGTCAGCACCGGAGCCTTCAATTTGCTGGGAGAGCGCCTGGGTTCCGCGCTGCATGGACCCCCTCAGCAGCAGATTTCTGAGGATCCCGCGCAGAATGTGGCATGGCTGGCAGATCTGTTGCAACGCCAGGGGCAGGCACACCAGTCGGTGATCGGGGTGCTGGGCCGGGTGGATCCTGAAACCCGCAGGGTGACCAGCCGTCCCCTGAAACTGCAGGATCATCCACTGGAACAGGAACTGTCTGAGCGGCTGGGCTGGCCGGTGCGGGTGGAGAACGACGCCAATCTGTCGGCGTGGCACCACTGGAAAGTGCTGAACCTGCGCCCGTCAGATCCGCTGGTGTTTTTGAATTTCAGCTTTAACATCGGGCTGGGCATGGTGCTGGGCGGGCAGGTGTATTCCGGGGCCAGAGGGGCTGCCGGAGAAATCCAGTACGCTGCAGATCCCAACCGCACCAACCCTACAGAAATGATGGGATTGCGCTTGCTGGGTCACCTTCAATGGCTCTCTCCCAACGGTTCCACAGCAGATGTGGCCCTGATGGGGCACCAGGGCCACCGGGCTGCCCAGCGGGCTTTGCAGCGTTTCAATCAGGATCTGGCGGTGCACCTCACCTCGGTGATGGCGGTGCTGGCCCCCAGGGTGCTGGTGCTGCAAGATGTGCCGCTGGCTTCTGAACTCCTCAGGGATGAGGTGCGTTTCACATTTGCAGAACTGGGTTTTGACACCCGGGTGATGATCAGTCCGCTGGGACCGATGGCAGGTCTGGTGTCTGCAGGGGTGTACGGGGTGAAGGTGCTGGAACGCACACGGCTGGGTCTCTGA
- a CDS encoding serine hydrolase domain-containing protein: protein MKSVFFLPLTVALFGPVVHAQFANPWNTQMSRLVTQHNLPSLSVVLFDDQKVLGQGVGGVRKIGTPEKVTVTDVHHLGSISKSFTATLLGVLVEQKKLGFQSTLKELFPKLTIHPDLQNITLDQLLSHRSGLMANLPDNMDWWDNTIPLQERRDDVLKTVLGTPPFRKPGTVFLYSNVGYALAAMAAEKATGQTYSQLLQQHIFGPLHMNSCSVGFTWDTRTVSQPWPHKMDGGKAVAVLPVFPTAANGKVLAGNTEAINGADNVRCSLPDLAKYLQAHMNGQNGQDSILKASTFQELHKDHHGDKYAYGWNVYKDQRGTFFTHDGSNTLNYASMWILPEKRLGVVVTSNIGEVAAEAVHQGVNLAFDALLK from the coding sequence ATGAAAAGCGTTTTTTTCCTGCCTTTGACGGTTGCACTGTTCGGTCCTGTGGTTCACGCCCAGTTTGCCAATCCATGGAACACCCAGATGTCCAGGCTGGTCACCCAGCACAACTTGCCTTCTCTCAGTGTGGTGCTGTTCGATGACCAGAAAGTGCTGGGGCAAGGGGTCGGTGGGGTGCGCAAAATCGGCACGCCTGAAAAAGTCACGGTCACAGACGTTCATCACCTCGGATCCATCAGCAAATCCTTTACTGCAACCCTGCTGGGGGTGCTGGTGGAACAAAAGAAGCTGGGTTTCCAGAGCACCCTCAAAGAATTGTTCCCGAAGCTGACCATCCATCCTGATCTGCAGAACATCACCCTGGACCAGTTGCTGTCCCACCGCTCGGGCCTGATGGCCAACCTGCCCGACAACATGGACTGGTGGGACAACACCATCCCCTTGCAAGAACGCCGGGACGATGTGCTGAAAACCGTGCTGGGCACCCCACCCTTCAGAAAACCCGGCACGGTTTTTCTGTATTCCAATGTGGGTTATGCACTGGCGGCCATGGCTGCTGAAAAAGCCACCGGGCAGACCTACAGCCAGCTTTTGCAACAACACATTTTTGGCCCCCTGCACATGAATTCATGCAGTGTGGGTTTCACCTGGGACACCCGCACCGTCAGCCAGCCCTGGCCCCACAAAATGGACGGCGGGAAGGCCGTTGCTGTGCTTCCTGTGTTCCCAACGGCAGCCAATGGCAAGGTGCTGGCGGGCAACACCGAAGCGATCAATGGGGCAGACAATGTGCGCTGCTCCCTGCCCGATCTGGCAAAGTACCTGCAGGCCCACATGAACGGTCAAAATGGCCAGGACAGCATCCTGAAAGCCTCCACCTTTCAGGAATTGCACAAAGACCACCACGGAGACAAATACGCTTACGGCTGGAACGTCTACAAAGACCAGCGGGGCACTTTTTTCACCCACGATGGCAGCAACACCCTGAATTACGCCAGCATGTGGATTCTTCCCGAAAAACGCCTTGGGGTGGTGGTGACCAGCAACATCGGAGAGGTGGCTGCAGAAGCCGTGCACCAGGGTGTGAATCTGGCCTTTGACGCCCTGCTGAAGTGA
- a CDS encoding YaaC family protein: protein MRQINIMSENPIEQVWLHLMKWESTTLAYKLIEERAQQSGLEHHSADSQQRLRNKARGVAYCLRNAREYLHEPGSSWSKRVLNGYYGLMALVGAVLIADPRSPYDLGKFEEATKMGHGLNNIDDPLLNFPEGQKIYITEDGLLVRYLSWLGLNPRKLAITGRVRELRSLTPEQCSQLISLDTLLASIVELGEFYQEVTGKTPLSTAARPSGVTPPLSAGWQGVQPDFKQDQPGQQGQVNLIRQQDGFLSTFQLLQPLSKNLSLTELVDAQGETLQGQNLYRSAMALPHYVQPLLESINDVLAMHYCLMYQLSILVRYRPSLWREISEGALDDYFALIKYYQGVFLRVVPQIALEKIGQVRLNIIAPGQSGN from the coding sequence ATGCGCCAGATCAACATCATGTCGGAAAACCCCATCGAGCAGGTGTGGCTGCACCTGATGAAGTGGGAAAGCACCACCCTGGCTTACAAACTCATTGAAGAACGCGCCCAGCAATCCGGACTTGAGCACCATTCGGCAGACAGCCAGCAGCGCCTGCGCAACAAGGCCAGAGGGGTGGCTTACTGCCTCAGGAACGCAAGGGAATATTTGCATGAACCGGGGTCATCCTGGAGCAAGCGCGTCTTGAACGGCTATTACGGCCTGATGGCCCTGGTGGGTGCGGTTTTGATTGCCGACCCCAGAAGCCCTTACGACCTGGGCAAATTCGAGGAGGCCACCAAGATGGGGCACGGCCTCAACAACATCGACGACCCCCTCTTGAATTTCCCGGAAGGCCAGAAAATCTACATCACCGAAGATGGTTTGCTGGTGCGTTACCTGTCCTGGCTGGGCCTGAACCCCCGCAAACTGGCCATCACCGGGCGGGTGCGTGAGTTGCGTTCCCTCACCCCCGAGCAGTGCAGCCAGCTGATTTCCCTGGACACTTTGCTGGCCAGCATTGTGGAGCTTGGAGAATTCTATCAGGAGGTGACAGGCAAAACACCCCTGTCCACTGCAGCGCGGCCTTCCGGGGTCACACCTCCGCTCAGTGCTGGATGGCAGGGGGTGCAGCCCGATTTCAAGCAGGATCAGCCGGGCCAGCAGGGTCAGGTCAACCTGATCAGGCAGCAGGACGGGTTTCTCAGCACCTTCCAGCTGCTGCAACCCCTCAGCAAGAACCTCTCCCTGACCGAACTGGTGGATGCCCAGGGCGAAACCTTGCAGGGCCAGAACCTGTACCGCTCGGCCATGGCCCTGCCGCATTACGTGCAACCCCTGCTGGAGTCCATCAACGATGTGCTGGCCATGCATTACTGCCTGATGTATCAGCTCAGCATCCTGGTGCGTTACCGTCCCAGTTTGTGGCGGGAGATCAGTGAGGGTGCACTGGACGATTACTTTGCCCTGATCAAGTACTACCAGGGGGTGTTCCTGCGGGTGGTGCCGCAGATTGCCCTGGAAAAAATCGGGCAGGTGAGGCTCAACATCATTGCACCGGGTCAGTCTGGAAACTGA
- a CDS encoding LexA family protein: MPPRITEIRKKVLTCLLKLSRKGPVTSAELARHLNVTPQAMHQHVRALEELGFVQVHRLTSRSATLTLSEKAELELGLGGLPIAGPIAAGFPLMPSDHPQGFMDRLSDFFDVREGDFLLKVEGSSMVGVGIFPGDLVVVRPAKDIAEGEIAVVLIKSENLVTLKRWYLEGDGIVLVSENPQVDPMLYHKEDIELQGHLIGRLGGKLPRKNRHS, translated from the coding sequence ATGCCCCCCAGAATCACCGAGATTCGCAAAAAAGTCCTCACCTGCTTGCTGAAACTCTCCCGGAAAGGGCCCGTCACCTCCGCTGAACTCGCCCGTCACCTGAACGTCACCCCCCAGGCCATGCACCAGCACGTGAGGGCGCTGGAAGAACTGGGTTTCGTGCAGGTGCACCGACTCACCAGTCGCAGCGCCACCCTCACCCTGTCTGAAAAAGCGGAGCTTGAACTGGGTTTGGGGGGATTGCCCATTGCCGGTCCCATCGCCGCAGGTTTTCCCCTCATGCCCAGCGACCACCCCCAGGGCTTCATGGACCGCCTTTCAGACTTTTTTGATGTCCGGGAGGGAGATTTCCTGCTGAAGGTCGAGGGCAGCAGCATGGTTGGCGTGGGGATTTTCCCCGGAGACTTGGTGGTGGTGCGTCCAGCAAAAGACATTGCAGAAGGCGAAATTGCAGTGGTGCTGATCAAAAGTGAAAACCTGGTCACCTTGAAGCGCTGGTATCTGGAAGGGGATGGCATCGTGCTGGTCAGTGAGAATCCACAGGTGGACCCCATGCTTTACCACAAAGAAGACATCGAGCTGCAGGGACACCTCATCGGTCGTCTGGGGGGGAAGCTTCCCCGCAAAAACCGCCACAGCTGA
- a CDS encoding ribonuclease inhibitor, translated as MEEFPIHCPVQDTAHDLPYPAAELQPLLNHLLGNHAAPQRFPRGTVTEDGRLDLCKQDLGVEGCRHIKEALLANNVIHTLLLGTDAIGDEGVAMVAELVAQNSTLHTLYLGCNHITEAGMHTLGEAIAAQDHIEALWLKRNPIGEGGAKAVASMLQKTPSLKVLDLVQALPDRKGLTDILEVLIQQNRTVERLHLGGNHLGPAEAEQLAQVLKANPTLRSLMLGVGQLGDEGAIVLAEALQHNTTLQELGLASNGIGKDGARVLLQTLKNHPSLEVLDLGYAPSTRVLNAQGNVLGDRLAPELGQLLQHNTTLRRLDVTRTGLTLQSLPTLQAALQENHTLLELQVEKALLRPLMPLLERNRAQAEPWEVPAELQRIRSVYRTRVL; from the coding sequence ATGGAAGAATTCCCGATTCACTGTCCGGTTCAGGACACTGCACACGACCTGCCTTACCCGGCTGCAGAATTGCAGCCCCTGCTCAATCACCTGCTGGGGAATCACGCTGCGCCCCAGCGTTTCCCAAGAGGCACCGTCACCGAAGATGGACGGCTGGACCTCTGCAAACAGGATTTGGGTGTGGAGGGCTGCAGGCACATCAAAGAAGCTTTGCTGGCAAACAACGTGATTCACACGCTTTTGCTGGGCACGGATGCCATCGGGGATGAGGGGGTGGCCATGGTGGCCGAACTGGTTGCGCAGAATTCCACCCTGCACACCCTGTACCTGGGGTGCAACCACATCACGGAAGCAGGCATGCACACCCTCGGTGAGGCCATTGCTGCCCAGGACCACATCGAGGCCCTGTGGCTGAAACGCAACCCCATTGGTGAGGGGGGCGCAAAAGCGGTGGCCAGCATGCTGCAAAAGACCCCTTCTTTAAAAGTGCTGGATCTGGTGCAGGCCCTTCCGGACCGCAAAGGCCTCACTGACATCCTGGAGGTGTTGATCCAGCAAAACCGCACGGTGGAACGCCTGCACCTGGGCGGCAACCACCTGGGACCCGCAGAGGCCGAACAACTGGCCCAGGTGCTGAAAGCCAACCCGACCCTGCGTTCCCTGATGCTGGGGGTGGGTCAACTGGGAGACGAAGGGGCCATCGTGCTGGCAGAAGCCCTGCAACACAACACCACCCTGCAAGAACTGGGGCTGGCCAGCAACGGCATCGGAAAAGATGGAGCGAGAGTGCTGTTGCAGACCCTCAAAAATCATCCCTCGCTGGAGGTGCTGGACCTGGGTTACGCCCCATCCACACGGGTGCTGAATGCCCAGGGCAATGTGCTTGGTGACCGGCTGGCACCAGAGCTGGGCCAGTTGCTGCAGCACAACACCACCCTCAGAAGGCTGGATGTGACCCGCACAGGACTGACCTTGCAGAGCCTCCCCACCTTGCAGGCCGCTTTGCAGGAGAACCACACTTTGCTGGAATTGCAGGTGGAAAAAGCCCTGCTGCGACCCCTGATGCCTCTGCTGGAACGCAACAGAGCACAGGCTGAACCCTGGGAAGTCCCCGCAGAGCTGCAACGCATCCGCAGTGTGTACCGCACCAGGGTGCTCTGA